The following proteins are co-located in the Conyzicola lurida genome:
- a CDS encoding response regulator transcription factor produces the protein MTARIRVGLVDDQALFRTGIRMLVSSQPDLEFVGQAGNGVEGIEMAAETLPDVILMDIRMPVMDGIESTRAILAAADARGGTPPRIIVLTTFDLDEAAMRAIRGGASGFLLKDTDPEFLLAAIRTVHAGTSVIAASATKELFENFDSSSPSNTVVPEEFDTLTAREKDIFVLAARGLSNAEIASTEFLSEATVKTHISRVLGKLGLRDRVQLVVFAYENRLTD, from the coding sequence GTGACCGCGCGCATCCGCGTCGGCCTCGTCGACGACCAGGCGCTGTTCCGCACCGGAATCCGCATGCTGGTGTCGTCGCAGCCCGACCTCGAGTTCGTCGGCCAGGCCGGCAACGGTGTCGAGGGGATCGAGATGGCGGCGGAAACGCTGCCCGACGTGATCCTCATGGACATCCGCATGCCCGTCATGGACGGGATCGAATCGACACGGGCCATCCTCGCGGCCGCCGATGCCCGGGGCGGAACCCCGCCGCGCATCATCGTGCTCACCACCTTCGATCTGGACGAGGCGGCGATGCGCGCCATCCGCGGGGGAGCGAGCGGCTTCCTGCTCAAGGACACCGACCCCGAGTTCCTCCTCGCGGCGATCCGCACTGTGCACGCCGGCACCTCGGTGATCGCGGCCTCCGCCACCAAGGAACTATTCGAGAACTTCGACTCGAGCTCGCCGTCGAACACCGTCGTGCCCGAGGAGTTCGACACCCTCACGGCCCGCGAGAAGGACATCTTCGTTCTCGCCGCCCGCGGCCTGAGCAACGCCGAGATCGCGTCGACGGAGTTCCTCAGCGAGGCGACGGTCAAGACGCACATCTCGCGCGTGCTGGGCAAGCTGGGGCTGCGCGACCGCGTGCAGCTCGTGGTGTTCGCCTACGAGAACCGGCTGACGGACTGA
- a CDS encoding ATP-binding cassette domain-containing protein gives MTLAIEAHGLTKRYGSTQALAGIDLEVEEGRVLGVLGPNGAGKTTAVRILATLLTPDSGTARVAGHDIVTDASAVRRSIGLTGQYASVDEDLTGLENLVMIGRLLDLSTRAAKARADELLAEFDLTDASKRLAKTYSGGMRRRLDLAASLIGRPSVVYLDEPTTGLDPGKRDDVWDMVRALVAKGTTVLLTTQYLEEADALANEITVIDHGRIIAHDTPQALKRQLGGQTLEVRPVDPHDLPRVRTLLARVGTREPEQPAPDLLSVPVSDDTALARVVGELAADGIAVSELSLRLPSLDEVFYSLTGQTQSADTLEGAAL, from the coding sequence ATGACACTGGCGATCGAGGCCCACGGCCTCACCAAGCGGTACGGGTCCACCCAGGCTCTTGCCGGCATCGACCTCGAGGTGGAGGAGGGGCGCGTTCTCGGCGTTCTCGGGCCGAACGGCGCGGGAAAAACCACGGCGGTCCGCATCCTCGCCACCCTGCTCACCCCTGACTCGGGCACGGCGCGGGTCGCCGGCCACGACATCGTCACGGATGCGTCCGCGGTGCGCCGTTCGATCGGACTCACCGGACAGTACGCGAGCGTCGACGAGGATCTCACCGGCCTCGAGAACCTCGTGATGATCGGCCGGCTGCTCGACCTCTCCACCCGCGCCGCCAAGGCACGGGCCGACGAACTGCTCGCCGAATTCGACCTCACCGACGCGTCCAAGCGTCTGGCGAAGACCTACTCGGGCGGCATGCGGCGCCGCCTCGACCTCGCCGCGTCGCTCATCGGCCGACCGAGCGTCGTCTACCTCGACGAACCGACCACGGGCCTCGACCCGGGCAAGCGCGACGACGTCTGGGACATGGTGCGCGCGCTCGTCGCCAAGGGCACGACGGTGCTGCTCACCACCCAGTACCTCGAAGAGGCCGACGCGCTAGCCAACGAGATCACCGTGATCGACCACGGACGCATCATCGCCCACGACACCCCGCAGGCGCTTAAACGCCAGCTCGGAGGCCAGACCCTCGAGGTGCGGCCGGTGGATCCGCACGACCTCCCCCGGGTGCGCACCCTGCTCGCCCGGGTCGGAACCCGCGAACCCGAGCAGCCGGCGCCCGACCTGCTGTCCGTCCCCGTGTCCGACGACACCGCCCTCGCCCGGGTCGTCGGCGAGCTCGCCGCGGACGGCATCGCCGTCAGCGAACTCTCGCTGCGCCTGCCCAGCCTCGACGAGGTCTTTTACTCGCTCACCGGCCAGACCCAGTCGGCCGACACTCTGGAAGGAGCTGCGCTCTGA
- a CDS encoding ABC transporter permease, translated as MIRDSLILAQRSITKMVRNPEQFIDVTVQPIIMTVLFVYIFGGAVAGDTADYLPFVLPGIIVQTIMFTSLTIGVNLNTDIQKGVFDRFRSLPIARSAPLLGAVSGDIVRHLIAITVTLAFGAIIGFRFGTDVGSVIAGVLLMILFAVSLCWVSVLIGMLARSSGAVQGLSFLIVFPLTFGSSTFVPASTLPDWLQGWVAINPVTHVIEMMRGLLSGPTFMAAGTTIGGEIVWVLASCVVLVAVFFPLATWAYRKKI; from the coding sequence ATGATCCGCGACTCGCTCATCCTCGCCCAGCGCTCCATCACCAAGATGGTGCGCAACCCCGAACAGTTCATCGACGTGACGGTGCAGCCGATCATCATGACGGTGCTCTTCGTCTACATCTTCGGCGGCGCCGTCGCCGGAGACACGGCCGACTACCTGCCGTTCGTCCTGCCCGGCATCATCGTGCAGACGATCATGTTCACCTCGCTGACGATCGGCGTGAATCTCAACACCGACATCCAGAAGGGCGTGTTCGACCGATTCCGGTCGCTGCCGATCGCCCGCTCCGCTCCCCTGCTCGGCGCCGTGAGCGGCGACATCGTGCGGCACCTCATCGCCATCACGGTGACGCTCGCGTTCGGTGCGATCATCGGCTTCCGCTTCGGAACAGACGTCGGATCGGTCATCGCCGGCGTGCTGCTGATGATCCTGTTCGCCGTCAGCCTGTGCTGGGTCTCCGTGCTCATCGGCATGCTCGCCCGCAGCTCGGGAGCCGTGCAAGGACTCTCGTTCCTCATCGTGTTCCCGCTGACCTTCGGCTCGTCGACCTTCGTGCCCGCGTCGACCCTTCCGGACTGGCTGCAGGGCTGGGTCGCGATCAACCCGGTGACCCACGTCATCGAGATGATGCGCGGTCTGCTCTCGGGGCCGACCTTTATGGCGGCCGGTACGACGATCGGCGGCGAGATCGTCTGGGTGCTGGCCTCGTGCGTGGTGCTGGTCGCGGTGTTCTTCCCGCTCGCCACGTGGGCGTACCGCAAGAAAATCTAG
- the era gene encoding GTPase Era, with amino-acid sequence MDTPSGSEFDQAPDFRAGFVSFVGRPNVGKSTLTNALVGEKVAITSSKPQTTRRAIRGVVHQKTGQLVLVDTPGMHRPRTLLGERLNSIVQTTLGDVDVVGLCLPANEKIGPGDRFISEQLDSFPRAKKVAIVTKIDAASRPAVAEQLLAISELRDDWEAIIPISSTSRIQLDTLTTQLIKLMPLSSALYPAGTVTDEGLESRISELIREATLEGVMDELPHSIAVTVDDIVERDDKDLVEIYANVFVERDSQKGIIIGHQGERLQDVGARARHEIEKLVGKQVYLSLRVKVAKDWQRNAKQLGRLGF; translated from the coding sequence GTGGACACCCCCTCAGGCTCAGAGTTCGACCAGGCCCCCGACTTCCGCGCGGGCTTCGTCTCCTTCGTGGGCCGCCCCAACGTGGGCAAGTCCACGCTCACCAACGCGCTCGTCGGCGAGAAGGTCGCGATCACCAGCTCCAAGCCGCAGACCACCCGCCGCGCCATCCGGGGCGTCGTGCACCAGAAGACCGGCCAGCTCGTGCTCGTCGACACCCCCGGTATGCACCGCCCGCGCACCCTGCTCGGCGAACGCCTCAACTCGATCGTGCAGACCACGCTCGGCGACGTCGACGTCGTGGGCCTCTGCCTGCCGGCCAACGAGAAGATCGGCCCCGGCGACCGCTTCATCAGCGAGCAGCTCGACTCCTTCCCGCGCGCGAAGAAGGTGGCGATCGTCACCAAGATCGACGCCGCCTCCCGCCCCGCCGTCGCCGAGCAGCTGCTCGCGATCTCCGAGCTGCGCGACGACTGGGAGGCGATCATCCCGATCTCCTCGACCAGCCGTATCCAGCTCGACACCCTCACCACACAGCTGATCAAGCTCATGCCGCTGTCGTCCGCGCTGTACCCGGCCGGCACCGTCACCGACGAGGGGCTCGAATCGCGCATCTCGGAGCTCATCCGCGAGGCCACCCTCGAGGGCGTCATGGACGAACTGCCGCACTCGATCGCGGTCACCGTCGACGACATCGTCGAGCGCGACGACAAAGACCTCGTCGAGATCTACGCGAACGTCTTCGTCGAGCGTGACAGCCAGAAGGGCATCATCATCGGCCACCAGGGCGAAAGGCTTCAGGATGTCGGAGCCCGCGCCCGGCACGAGATCGAGAAGCTCGTGGGCAAGCAGGTGTACCTCTCGCTGCGGGTCAAGGTCGCCAAGGACTGGCAGCGCAACGCCAAACAGCTCGGACGCCTCGGGTTTTAG
- a CDS encoding ABC transporter ATP-binding protein produces the protein MEIQEHSDLVARVESLGKSYGTASNSVAALRDVTIGIRRGEFTAIMGPSGSGKSTLMHIMAGLDSVTTGRVWLGDTEITSLADDALTTLRRRRVGFVFQSFNLVPTLDIEGNIVLPFELDGRRPSAAEREWIDQLVESLGLGARLRHRPHELSGGQQQRVAIARALATRPDLVFADEPTGNLDSRTSREVLALLATASREYGQSIAMVTHDPIAASYADRILFLADGVVVRDLGKSTAEEISGLMLGMERAA, from the coding sequence ATGGAAATTCAGGAACACAGCGACCTCGTCGCCCGCGTCGAATCGCTCGGCAAATCGTACGGAACCGCCTCGAACAGCGTGGCCGCGCTGCGCGACGTCACGATCGGGATCCGCCGCGGCGAATTCACCGCGATCATGGGGCCGAGCGGCTCCGGCAAATCGACCCTCATGCACATCATGGCCGGTCTCGACTCCGTCACGACGGGCCGCGTCTGGCTCGGCGACACCGAGATCACGAGTCTGGCGGATGACGCGTTGACCACCCTGCGCCGGCGTCGGGTCGGGTTCGTCTTCCAGTCGTTCAACCTCGTCCCGACGCTCGACATCGAGGGCAACATCGTGCTCCCGTTCGAACTCGACGGCCGACGCCCGTCGGCGGCGGAGCGCGAGTGGATCGACCAGCTCGTCGAATCGCTCGGGCTCGGCGCGCGACTGCGCCACCGCCCGCACGAGCTCTCAGGCGGGCAGCAGCAGCGCGTCGCCATCGCCCGCGCGCTCGCCACCCGTCCCGACCTGGTGTTCGCCGACGAGCCGACCGGCAACCTCGACTCGCGCACCAGCCGCGAGGTGCTCGCGCTGCTGGCGACCGCGAGCCGCGAGTACGGACAGAGCATCGCGATGGTGACGCACGACCCGATCGCGGCGAGCTATGCCGACCGCATTCTGTTCCTCGCCGACGGCGTGGTCGTGCGCGACCTCGGAAAGTCGACCGCCGAGGAGATCTCGGGCCTGATGCTCGGCATGGAGCGTGCGGCATGA
- a CDS encoding sensor histidine kinase, with protein sequence MFRSLQKYQYAVDVGLAALYFVISLELFGYTYGLAFGGLGFVIVVGGYAVAVAARRFSPGIALGIAWLFSIVQMVLMVEPSVYNVATCLVLFTTSAYGGPVVRTLGLVSVGVGSFVVAVYLALRGAAQGVSESIFGFSDLPGVFLQFALIFFAMLFVLGLPWLAGLLVRSMLRTRESRIARERAERDVIVEQERNRIARDMHDVVAHSLAVVIAQADGARYARAVDPEAVDEALLAISTTARDALGDVRLLLGQLRHSQGDGPQPVLADLDRLLDQFRASGLGIEFIQFGQPRPLGTAQELSIYRIVQEAVTNALRHGDRTATVVIRFDWMPSSIDISITNGTTVPTTTAELYIGHGLAGMTERASLVGGTLTAAPADGRFVVSLSLPTAISMGAR encoded by the coding sequence ATGTTCCGCTCCTTGCAGAAGTACCAGTACGCGGTAGACGTCGGTCTCGCCGCGCTGTACTTCGTGATCTCGCTCGAGCTGTTCGGCTACACCTACGGTCTGGCCTTCGGCGGGCTGGGTTTCGTCATCGTCGTCGGCGGCTACGCGGTGGCCGTGGCGGCACGCCGGTTCAGCCCGGGGATCGCCCTCGGAATCGCCTGGCTGTTCTCCATCGTGCAGATGGTGCTCATGGTCGAGCCCAGCGTCTACAACGTCGCCACCTGCCTCGTTCTGTTCACCACGTCGGCCTACGGCGGGCCTGTCGTGCGCACCCTCGGCCTGGTCTCGGTGGGCGTGGGATCGTTCGTCGTCGCGGTGTACCTCGCCCTGCGCGGCGCAGCGCAGGGCGTCTCCGAGTCGATCTTCGGGTTCAGCGACCTGCCCGGCGTCTTCCTGCAGTTCGCGCTCATCTTCTTCGCGATGCTCTTCGTGCTGGGCCTGCCGTGGCTCGCCGGCCTACTCGTGCGCTCGATGCTGCGCACCCGGGAGAGCCGCATCGCCCGCGAGCGGGCAGAACGCGACGTGATCGTCGAGCAGGAACGCAACCGCATCGCCCGCGACATGCACGACGTGGTGGCGCACTCGCTCGCCGTCGTCATCGCGCAGGCAGACGGTGCCCGGTACGCCCGCGCGGTCGACCCCGAGGCCGTCGACGAGGCGCTGCTCGCGATCTCGACCACGGCCCGCGACGCGCTCGGCGACGTGCGCCTGCTGCTCGGCCAGCTGCGGCACAGCCAGGGCGACGGCCCCCAGCCGGTGCTCGCCGACCTCGACCGCCTGCTCGACCAGTTCCGCGCCTCGGGGCTCGGCATCGAATTCATCCAGTTCGGCCAGCCGCGCCCGCTCGGCACGGCGCAGGAGCTCTCGATCTACCGGATCGTGCAGGAGGCCGTCACCAACGCCCTCCGCCACGGCGACCGCACGGCGACCGTCGTGATCCGTTTCGACTGGATGCCCTCGAGCATCGACATCTCCATCACGAACGGAACCACAGTGCCCACCACCACCGCAGAGCTCTACATCGGCCACGGACTCGCCGGCATGACCGAGCGCGCCTCCCTCGTCGGCGGCACCCTCACGGCCGCACCCGCCGACGGCCGCTTCGTCGTGTCGCTGTCGCTGCCGACCGCGATCTCGATGGGCGCCCGGTGA
- a CDS encoding AAA family ATPase → MRIGLLGGLRIEHDDEPIAVSGSMQLAVLFRLAVDAGTAVSYRAIAEDVWSSDAPENTRAALQSIVSRLRSQLPPGTIESTVGGYRLAIARTDVDALVFSDLVAEAAASGSGELASRALAGWAGEPWVPSANFDWFERDLRADRATALSLGGNTVPAAPVRNGLPTPLTELVGRERELAAVAAQLSANRLVTVVGPGGAGKTRLALAAAASHPGAILVELAPVGSDEVLSAILGATGRELRTADAPAEPTGARERVLAALAGREVLLVLDNCEHVIDAAARTAGDLLSALPSLRILATSREPLGVPGEAFVNLGSLGHPTEAELSAGSAGPLELFPAIELFRQRAAAASGEPLDPADLEAVARVCARLDGLPLALELAAARLRTMSVAEVLEGLDDRFTLLTGGFRTALPRHQTLRAMIDWSWSLLTPDEQRALAHLAVFPAGIDVADARRLARAMGLPAASVFDSLVDKSLLGRSRGRYRALETIREFGIDKLAERGELADARRDQVLYLVERAGETDRLLRGPGIYDAIGWFDSEDDNIAAALRYATGTGMAGEAVALCAACGWYWTIRDRQDDTRLWFAAAIPLAEGLDGDDARLLRALAPVARAFGGGGTADADDFDPRSESPDLVAQMLDAVGPATDGDNDLLQVLPVLLSAFAEVGADPRAMSDVRVPWGEDLGLGAWPCALLHVLAAAIAQNRGDVEALGTESELAVARFTEIGDLWGLALAEQMRSEWLTLHGRLDEALATATSSTDHMRPITTEWDLAQQMSLSVSLLLRMRRHDEARSRTAALLASAEAGGNARTILQALMMSATVDLHVGDVDAADARLDRVEELASSWPRMPGQLVAMIGVARGDSASQKGDVDAAATALRAAADAALATHDHPVIASVALGFGTLAVSRGDIPGAVRALDLATAIVGIHDATAPQVIAIEAAARAHGIERAAASAPTRSAALESLSRLTV, encoded by the coding sequence GTGCGCATAGGTCTTCTGGGCGGTCTCCGCATCGAGCACGACGACGAGCCGATCGCCGTCTCGGGGTCGATGCAGCTCGCCGTGCTCTTCCGCCTCGCGGTCGACGCCGGCACCGCCGTCAGCTACCGCGCCATCGCCGAGGATGTCTGGTCGTCGGATGCCCCGGAGAACACCCGCGCGGCACTGCAGTCGATCGTCTCCCGGCTGCGGTCGCAACTCCCGCCGGGCACCATCGAGTCGACGGTCGGCGGCTACCGCCTCGCCATCGCGCGCACGGACGTCGACGCGCTCGTCTTCTCCGACCTGGTCGCCGAGGCAGCGGCTAGCGGCAGCGGCGAACTCGCATCCCGGGCTCTTGCGGGCTGGGCGGGGGAACCGTGGGTGCCGTCCGCGAACTTCGACTGGTTCGAGCGAGACCTGCGCGCCGACCGCGCGACGGCGCTCAGTCTCGGGGGAAACACCGTTCCCGCCGCCCCGGTCAGGAACGGGCTTCCGACTCCGCTCACCGAGCTCGTCGGCCGGGAGAGGGAGCTGGCGGCCGTCGCCGCCCAGCTCTCGGCCAACCGTCTGGTGACCGTCGTCGGTCCGGGCGGCGCGGGCAAGACGCGTCTCGCGCTGGCCGCGGCGGCGTCGCACCCCGGGGCGATTCTCGTCGAGCTCGCACCGGTCGGGTCCGACGAAGTGCTCTCGGCCATTCTCGGGGCGACCGGTCGCGAGCTCCGCACGGCCGACGCTCCCGCCGAACCGACGGGAGCGCGCGAGCGCGTGCTCGCCGCCCTCGCGGGCCGGGAGGTGCTGCTCGTGCTCGACAACTGCGAGCACGTCATCGACGCGGCCGCTCGCACGGCCGGCGACCTGCTCTCGGCGCTCCCGTCGCTGCGTATCCTCGCCACGAGCCGCGAACCGCTCGGCGTGCCCGGCGAGGCGTTCGTGAACCTCGGCTCGCTCGGCCACCCGACGGAGGCCGAGCTCTCGGCCGGCAGCGCGGGCCCGCTGGAGCTATTCCCGGCGATCGAGCTCTTCCGCCAGCGCGCGGCGGCGGCGAGCGGGGAGCCGCTCGACCCCGCAGACCTCGAGGCCGTCGCGCGCGTCTGCGCGCGCCTGGACGGCCTCCCGCTCGCCCTCGAGCTCGCCGCGGCCCGGTTGCGCACGATGTCCGTCGCCGAGGTGCTCGAGGGACTCGACGACCGGTTCACGTTGCTGACCGGCGGGTTCCGCACGGCCCTCCCGCGGCACCAGACACTGCGCGCCATGATCGACTGGAGCTGGAGCCTGCTGACGCCCGACGAGCAGCGTGCGCTCGCTCACCTCGCGGTGTTCCCGGCCGGGATCGACGTGGCGGACGCGCGGCGTCTTGCCCGGGCGATGGGCCTGCCCGCGGCATCCGTCTTCGACTCTCTCGTCGACAAATCGTTGCTCGGGCGTTCGCGCGGCCGGTACCGGGCACTCGAGACGATCCGCGAGTTCGGCATCGACAAGCTCGCCGAGCGGGGAGAACTCGCCGACGCGCGCCGCGACCAGGTGCTCTACCTCGTCGAGCGGGCCGGCGAGACCGACCGCCTGCTGCGTGGTCCGGGCATCTACGACGCCATCGGCTGGTTCGACTCCGAGGACGACAACATCGCGGCGGCCCTGCGCTACGCCACGGGCACCGGTATGGCGGGGGAGGCCGTCGCGCTCTGCGCCGCGTGCGGGTGGTACTGGACGATCCGCGACCGGCAGGACGACACCCGACTCTGGTTCGCGGCGGCGATCCCTCTCGCCGAGGGGCTCGACGGAGACGACGCGCGACTCCTCCGTGCGCTCGCACCCGTCGCCCGTGCTTTCGGTGGCGGCGGCACCGCGGACGCCGACGACTTCGACCCGCGGTCGGAGTCCCCGGACCTCGTCGCACAGATGCTCGACGCGGTCGGCCCGGCGACGGACGGCGACAACGACCTGCTCCAGGTGCTGCCGGTTCTGCTCTCGGCGTTTGCGGAGGTGGGAGCCGATCCGCGCGCGATGTCCGACGTCCGGGTCCCCTGGGGCGAGGATCTCGGTCTGGGCGCCTGGCCGTGCGCGCTCCTCCACGTGCTCGCCGCCGCGATCGCTCAGAACCGGGGAGACGTCGAGGCGCTCGGCACCGAGTCCGAGCTCGCCGTCGCGCGCTTCACCGAGATCGGCGACCTCTGGGGACTCGCCCTCGCCGAGCAGATGCGCTCGGAATGGCTGACCCTGCACGGCAGGCTCGACGAGGCACTCGCGACCGCCACGTCGTCGACCGACCACATGCGCCCGATCACGACGGAGTGGGACCTCGCCCAGCAGATGAGTCTCTCCGTCTCGCTCCTGCTCCGGATGCGCCGGCACGACGAGGCCCGCTCCCGCACCGCCGCACTACTGGCCTCGGCCGAGGCGGGCGGCAACGCGCGCACGATCCTGCAGGCGCTCATGATGTCGGCGACCGTCGATCTCCACGTCGGCGACGTCGACGCGGCGGACGCCCGGCTCGACCGGGTCGAGGAGCTCGCCTCGTCGTGGCCGCGAATGCCCGGGCAGCTGGTCGCGATGATCGGCGTCGCCCGTGGCGACTCGGCAAGCCAGAAGGGCGATGTGGATGCCGCGGCGACCGCTCTTCGCGCCGCGGCCGACGCCGCCCTCGCCACGCACGACCACCCCGTCATCGCGAGTGTCGCGCTGGGATTCGGCACGCTGGCCGTGAGTCGCGGGGACATCCCCGGGGCGGTGCGGGCTCTCGACCTCGCGACAGCGATCGTGGGGATCCACGACGCGACCGCCCCGCAGGTGATCGCGATCGAGGCGGCGGCCCGGGCGCACGGGATCGAGCGGGCCGCGGCATCCGCCCCGACCCGCTCTGCCGCACTGGAGTCGCTCTCGCGACTGACCGTCTAG
- a CDS encoding ABC transporter permease, with amino-acid sequence MMRLSAGEHGPSVLVAALSAAFGVSVLQFVGVISQILAADSVTGESDTVAFFLGIVAVVFIVIAVYVGAIVTANTFSTIIAGRTRTIALLRLIGSSARTQRRAVAREGLVVGLVGAAAGFLVGSAVTVATVAVGTSTGFMPAGVAYSYLSPVLVLPVVAVVLTTWIASWVGSRRVLVVSPMQATGAAHEQSAAEVSASKARNAVAVGLFVAGTVILVVSVLIGLVTPLAVLVGIVGGLLSFTGLVVGAHLVMPVALRFVGRLLGSSAPARLAAENAVRYPERSSRTTIGLVIGITLVTMFAVAMQGYQNIISAAQRENPEYYQGIDEAFAVTLAVFSILMGFSAVIAAVGMVNNLSLSVMQRTRELGLLRALGFTGRQVRGMITAESAQLTAASVLVGLVLGFCYGWAGAQSMFGSVNGSPGFVVPGLPLPFLVGTVVLAAVLTVAASVGPSRRATRVTPVAALALE; translated from the coding sequence ATGATGCGGCTCAGCGCGGGGGAACACGGCCCGAGCGTGCTCGTCGCCGCCCTCAGCGCGGCGTTCGGTGTCTCCGTGCTGCAGTTCGTCGGCGTGATCAGCCAGATCCTCGCCGCCGACAGCGTGACGGGGGAGAGCGACACCGTCGCGTTCTTCCTCGGGATCGTCGCGGTCGTCTTCATCGTGATCGCGGTCTACGTCGGGGCGATCGTCACCGCGAACACCTTCTCGACGATCATCGCGGGCCGCACGCGCACGATCGCGCTGCTGCGGCTGATCGGCTCGAGCGCGCGCACGCAGCGTCGCGCGGTCGCGCGGGAGGGGCTCGTCGTCGGGCTGGTCGGTGCCGCGGCCGGGTTCCTCGTCGGTAGCGCGGTCACCGTCGCGACCGTCGCCGTCGGCACGTCCACGGGGTTCATGCCCGCCGGCGTCGCCTACTCGTACCTGTCGCCCGTGCTCGTGCTTCCCGTCGTCGCCGTCGTACTCACGACCTGGATCGCCTCGTGGGTCGGGTCGCGCCGGGTGCTCGTCGTCTCGCCGATGCAGGCCACGGGCGCGGCGCACGAGCAGAGCGCGGCGGAGGTCTCCGCGTCGAAAGCCCGCAACGCGGTCGCTGTCGGGCTGTTCGTCGCCGGCACCGTCATCCTCGTCGTCTCTGTCCTGATCGGACTGGTCACACCCCTCGCCGTGCTCGTCGGGATCGTCGGCGGGCTGCTCTCGTTCACCGGGCTCGTGGTCGGCGCGCACCTGGTGATGCCCGTCGCCCTGCGGTTCGTCGGTCGTCTGCTCGGCTCCAGCGCGCCGGCCCGGCTCGCCGCGGAAAACGCGGTGCGGTACCCGGAACGGTCCTCGCGTACGACGATCGGTCTGGTCATCGGCATCACGCTGGTGACGATGTTCGCGGTGGCGATGCAGGGGTACCAGAACATCATCTCCGCCGCGCAGCGGGAGAACCCGGAGTACTACCAGGGCATCGACGAGGCGTTCGCCGTGACGCTGGCCGTGTTCTCGATCCTGATGGGGTTCAGCGCCGTCATCGCGGCCGTGGGCATGGTGAACAACCTGTCGCTCAGCGTCATGCAGCGCACGCGCGAGCTCGGGCTGCTGCGCGCGCTCGGGTTCACCGGGCGGCAGGTCCGGGGGATGATCACCGCGGAGAGCGCCCAACTCACCGCAGCCTCGGTCCTCGTCGGCCTCGTGCTCGGGTTCTGCTACGGCTGGGCGGGCGCGCAGTCGATGTTCGGCAGCGTGAACGGGAGCCCCGGATTCGTCGTGCCCGGGCTGCCGCTGCCGTTCCTCGTCGGGACAGTCGTGCTCGCCGCGGTGCTCACTGTCGCGGCGTCGGTCGGGCCGTCGCGTCGCGCCACCCGCGTGACGCCGGTGGCCGCGCTGGCGCTGGAGTAG